Proteins from a genomic interval of Leptospira bandrabouensis:
- a CDS encoding type II secretion system protein GspJ encodes MTALCFNIVDQGKSKFRKGFTLVEISIVVMIMAVIFTGIFSVFYTANKISKKGASNKGANRKDILYAMENIRGTLARTYFIDNQKRILFVGKQDGVTGSRNDRVVFATSNPNSEEEGQASVREVSFYLRKMPNPKMEGLSYLIRREDEMIDTFPTQGGVEHVLLENVKSFQMKFSERGDKWVDDWNSRTAKKIPRLIRFEIISLVGNAFVKYESLAHPVILFK; translated from the coding sequence ATGACAGCTTTGTGTTTCAACATTGTCGATCAGGGGAAATCAAAATTCCGCAAAGGGTTTACCTTGGTAGAAATCTCCATAGTCGTGATGATTATGGCAGTGATTTTCACGGGAATTTTTTCTGTTTTTTATACGGCCAATAAAATCTCCAAAAAAGGTGCTTCCAATAAAGGTGCCAATAGAAAGGACATTTTATACGCTATGGAGAACATAAGAGGAACTCTTGCCCGTACTTATTTTATCGATAACCAAAAGCGAATTTTATTTGTAGGGAAACAAGACGGTGTGACTGGATCAAGGAATGATCGAGTTGTGTTCGCTACATCGAATCCTAATTCGGAAGAAGAAGGACAAGCTTCTGTCAGGGAAGTTTCTTTTTATTTGCGTAAAATGCCTAATCCAAAAATGGAAGGTTTGTCTTATTTAATTCGCAGGGAAGACGAAATGATCGACACCTTTCCTACGCAAGGTGGCGTGGAACATGTGTTACTTGAAAATGTAAAAAGTTTTCAGATGAAATTTTCGGAACGTGGAGATAAATGGGTAGACGATTGGAATTCTAGGACCGCAAAAAAAATTCCAAGGCTCATTCGATTTGAAATTATATCACTAGTGGGGAATGCCTTTGTTAAATATGAATCGCTTGCGCATCCAGTCATTCTCTTCAAATAA
- a CDS encoding general secretion pathway protein GspK has translation MNRLRIQSFSSNKKIKKGFMVYLLVMAIGTASLFTASKFFEDAATEYRVARSQADGFKAHMLAKAGFMGAVGALKKIPEEVLYQSGLAMDPPPIPLGGGVIYYTMSPEDGKININSLVKIYDDQPNQRTIEMVTRLFYQFGLKREMIFPILDWIDENHQETGGGAEQYFYSRLVPPRKIKNAPLYSLSELLSVKGFDRSIVYESLKPKDYDKNNSKDFMTEEERALRSDKDYVLSNNITAYLPAGDSYDDRININTAPYFVLISLSDFMTKQAAMKILKLKLQKGGYIKELKDLETEPEFQVKTTGDLTLYKELAGEGTDVSGGRIKTKGEVYKITGVGIIKDKVVRKVSGLFDLTNNQMLYYTED, from the coding sequence ATGAATCGCTTGCGCATCCAGTCATTCTCTTCAAATAAAAAAATAAAAAAGGGATTTATGGTCTATCTGCTTGTGATGGCCATAGGTACCGCTTCTTTATTTACTGCCTCAAAATTCTTTGAAGATGCTGCGACGGAATACCGAGTGGCTCGTTCGCAGGCAGATGGATTTAAGGCACATATGCTTGCCAAAGCAGGGTTTATGGGAGCCGTGGGCGCCTTAAAAAAAATCCCGGAAGAGGTATTATACCAATCGGGTTTGGCGATGGACCCTCCTCCGATTCCGTTAGGGGGTGGTGTGATCTATTACACCATGAGTCCTGAAGATGGCAAAATCAACATTAACTCCCTAGTGAAAATTTATGATGATCAACCGAACCAAAGAACGATAGAGATGGTCACGAGACTTTTTTACCAATTTGGTTTAAAGCGGGAAATGATTTTTCCGATTTTGGATTGGATTGATGAAAACCACCAGGAAACGGGGGGAGGTGCCGAGCAGTATTTCTACAGTAGACTTGTTCCACCTAGAAAAATCAAAAACGCTCCCCTTTATTCCCTCTCAGAACTTCTTAGCGTAAAGGGATTTGATCGTTCTATTGTTTATGAGAGTTTGAAGCCCAAAGATTATGATAAAAATAACTCCAAGGACTTTATGACGGAGGAGGAAAGAGCCCTTCGTTCCGATAAAGATTATGTGCTCTCCAATAATATCACAGCCTATTTGCCTGCGGGTGATTCTTATGATGACCGAATCAATATCAATACGGCACCCTATTTTGTCCTTATCTCCCTTTCTGACTTTATGACCAAACAAGCCGCCATGAAAATTTTGAAACTCAAGTTGCAGAAAGGAGGCTATATTAAAGAATTGAAAGATCTGGAGACCGAACCGGAATTCCAAGTGAAAACTACGGGGGATCTAACTCTGTATAAGGAACTGGCAGGAGAAGGAACCGATGTCTCTGGTGGGCGTATCAAAACCAAAGGCGAAGTGTATAAAATTACAGGGGTTGGAATTATAAAGGATAAAGTGGTTCGTAAGGTTTCTGGGCTTTTTGACCTAACCAACAACCAAATGTTATACTATACTGAAGATTAA